The Pseudomonadota bacterium region CCTATCTGTGTGCTTTCTTCCTGGACTTATATCCAGAAACACGTGAAGGAATACATGGCCTGCCTGCTGTTGTTGGAAACCGCCATGCTCGGGGCGCTGGTATCTTTAGATCTGATCCTGTTCTATGTGTTCTGGGAGCTGATGCTGATTCCCATGTATCTGCTTATCGGTGTCTGGGGTGGCGACAATCGGATATATGCCGCGGTCAAGTTCTTCCTCTATACCGCTGCCGGCAGCGTCTTCATGCTTTTGTCAATCATCTTCCTCTATTACTATAATTATAAAGTTACCGGGGTTTATACCTTCAGTATCCTTGAATTGTATAAGCTCAATATTCCCATTTCAGTGCAGTTCTGGTTGTGCCTGTCATTTTTTGTCTCCTTTGCCATCAAGGTTCCCATGTTCCCGTTGCATACCTGGTTGCCTGACGCCCACGTACAGGCGCCCACAGCCGGCAGTGTCATCTTGGCCGGGGTTCTGCTGAAAATGGGTACTTATGGATTCCTGCGCTTTGCCATGCCGTTGTTTCCTTATTCCACCCACCAGTTTACGCCGTTTATGGCCACGTTGGCCGTCATCGGGATTGTCTATGGGGCATTGGTGGCCATGGTACAGCCTGACATGAAAAAGTTGGTGGCCTATTCCAGTGTCAGTCATCTGGGTTATGTGATGCTTGGACTCTTTGCTTTGAATATGCAGGGGATTGAAGGTGGCATCT contains the following coding sequences:
- a CDS encoding NADH-quinone oxidoreductase subunit M; its protein translation is PICVLSSWTYIQKHVKEYMACLLLLETAMLGALVSLDLILFYVFWELMLIPMYLLIGVWGGDNRIYAAVKFFLYTAAGSVFMLLSIIFLYYYNYKVTGVYTFSILELYKLNIPISVQFWLCLSFFVSFAIKVPMFPLHTWLPDAHVQAPTAGSVILAGVLLKMGTYGFLRFAMPLFPYSTHQFTPFMATLAVIGIVYGALVAMVQPDMKKLVAYSSVSHLGYVMLGLFALNMQGIEGGIYQMLNHGISTGALFLIVGMIYERRHTRMIKDFGGIAKVMPVFATFFMIATLSSVAVPGTNGFVGEIMILIGAFRSFPIFAVVAASGAILGALYMLWMYQRVMFCPLDKPENQKLKDLNFREIITLLPLAVLVFVMGFFPGLFLRKMDATVSHFIKDFNTRYEAYAQQQPQSLGDRIAAVLPAAENKDKIIE